The Solanum lycopersicum chromosome 6, SLM_r2.1 genome has a window encoding:
- the LOC101260654 gene encoding transcription factor MYB13-like: MGRSPCCEKLGLKRGPWSKEEDDLLINYIKKNGHPNWRALPKLAGLLRCGKSCRLRWTNYLRPDIKRGNFTHQEEDTIIKLHQVLGNSWSAIAARLPGRTDNEIKNIWHTRLKKKRNESQLKETQSEPENTNVDVHLEEANNSNDKHSEISNLKINIEIQQQPSPSSSVSSSSEDSCSNTTATSSESRNQIMSDNLLEIDDDIWSEVVWAQVDDNYVDLSLMEDNYHINSSFDDNWFWDDLFTRSNELMLELPEL; this comes from the exons atggggaGATCTCCTTGCTGTGAGAAATTGGGGTTGAAAAGAGGTCCATGGAGcaaagaagaagatgatttaCTCATCAATTACATTAAAAAGAATGGTCATCCTAATTGGCGTGCACTTCCAAAACTTGCAG gTCTATTAAGGTGCGGAAAAAGTTGTAGGCTTCGATGGACTAATTACTTGAGACCTGATATTAAGCGAGGCAATTTTACTCATCAAGAAGAAGATACAATTATCAAGTTGCATCAAGTTCTTGGAAACAG TTGGTCTGCTATTGCAGCAAGATTACCCGGAAGAACAGATAACGAAATAAAAAACATTTGGCATACTCGtctgaagaaaaaaaggaatgaaTCTCAACTTAAAGAAACCCAATCGGAGCCTGAAAATACTAATGTAGATGTACATTTGGAGGAGGCCAACAATTCTAATGATAAACATTCCGAAATATCGAATCTTAAAATAAACATCGAAATCCAACAACAACCAAGTCCATCATCGTCAGTATCATCATCAAGTGAAGATTCATGTTCAAATACAACTGCAACGAGTTCAGAGTCGAGAAATCAAATAATGTCCGATAATTTGTTAGAAATTGATGACGATATTTGGTCCGAGGTAGTATGGGCACAAGTCGATGACAATTATGTTGATTTGTCATTAATGGAGGATAATTACCACATTAATTCTAGCTTTGATGATAATTGGTTTTGGGATGATCTTTTTACAAGATCTAATGAGTTGATGTTAGAATTGCCTGAATTAtga
- the LOC101260354 gene encoding hyoscyamine 6-dioxygenase, with protein MENNLVSNWCKNVQTLPESYIFPEDERPGEPIVPLSGSSPIIDLTTHQHDQAQQIIKASQDFGYFQVINHGISETLLEETVDVLKEFFEMPAKEKAKYYSVDPNSKCKLYTSTMNYSNEDKHYWRDALAHHCHPIQHFLPFWPEKPTRYREVISAYSIETRKLITKISDVISEGLGLEKGYFGGELSKVQMLLVNCYPPCPDPNLALGMHSHCDPNLFTILLQDNVCGLQIFKDGKWIAVEPIPNAFVVIIGCQLQIISNNKLKSVIHRAVTNSKETRICVGNFVIPSSDCHIEPASDLVNGTTNIPAYKPYQYKEFLHTYATNHGDFEAVLQSYKL; from the exons ATGGAAAATAATTTAGTGTCAAACTGGTGCAAAAATGTACAAACTTTGCCTGAAAGTTACATATTCCCAGAAGATGAAAGACCTGGAGAACCTATTGTTCCTTTAAGTGGTAGCAGTCCAATTATAGACTTGACTACTCATCAACATGACCAAGCTCAACAAATAATTAAAGCCAGTCAGGATTTTGGCTATTTTCAG GTAATCAACCATGGGATTTCAGAAACATTATTGGAAGAGACAGTAGATGTGTTGAAAGAATTTTTTGAGATGCCAGCTAAAGAGAAAGCAAAGTACTACTCAGTTGACCCAAATAGCAAATGCAAACTCTACACAAGCACTATGAATTACTCCAATGAAGATAAACATTATTGGAGAGATGCTTTAGCACATCATTGTCATCCTATTCAACATTTCTTGCCTTTTTGGCCAGAAAAACCAACTCGTTATCG AGAAGTGATTAGTGCATATTCAATTGAAACAAGGAAGCTAATCACAAAGATTTCAGATGTGATTAGTGAAGGATTAGGACTTGAAAAGGGGTATTTTGGAGGTGAATTAAGCAAAGTTCAAATGCTATTAGTGAACTGTTATCCTCCATGTCCTGATCCAAATTTGGCACTTGGAATGCATAGCCATTGTGACCCAAATTTGTTCACAATTTTGCTTCAAGACAATGTTTGTGGCTTACAAATTTTCAAGGATGGAAAATGGATTGCTGTGGAACCAATTCCTAATGCATTTGTGGTCATCATTGGTTGTCAATTACAG ATTATCAGTAACAATAAGCTAAAAAGTGTGATTCATCGAGCAGTGACAAATTCAAAAGAAACTCGAATTTGTGTTGGTAATTTTGTGATTCCTTCTTCAGATTGTCACATTGAACCTGCAAGTGATTTGGTTAATGGAACAACAAATATTCCAGCATACAAGCCATATCAGTACAAAGAGTTCTTGCACACCTATGCAACAAACCATGGAGATTTTGAAGCTGTACTTCAGTCTTACAAGCTCTAA
- the LOC101260059 gene encoding uncharacterized protein isoform X1, which translates to MANRSLKRFLNNIEFSSGISRKHVSNQRSVYNILNRCQSNYSNTDGHKPEEKSISNGRERSKYDIDDGDFHDNKWKLELDWLSKAVEPAVQLCRWALSTGNGNGDKLPPTNKSLAEIFASIQRSKLGLQDWSLTDLTIGLYLIYLQQASTSPIEDVKGEQIYSDLIVQDLIYHTELAKGSYKDCTAALSRNCMLRESNVVKFIKNSSVLRPGYYIGIDKRKKLVVLGIRGTHTVYDLITDIVSSSHEEITLEGYSTHFGTSEAARWFLTHEMGTIRNCLEKHKGFRLRLVGHSLGGATASLLAIMLRNMSARELGFSPDIVSAVGYATPPCVSRELAESCSEYVTTVVMQDDIIPRLSIASLTRLRNEILQTNWVSVLQKEDWRGVVDLFTNAKQVVSSVQDVARRLADYAKLRSQTKHSDILTSIFSTYSDVNVTCTESTVPRVPDTSNSKVNTSSLVRQEGEAELFVPGTLYILKRNANARKEGNSVECFTLWKRHSGEHFQRILLSNNIISAHKCDSHYYALRDVLKGLPGSTDEAVF; encoded by the exons ATGGCTAATCGATCTCTGAAGCGTTTTCTCAACAACATAG AATTCAGTAGTGGTATCTCAAGGAAACATGTCTCCAACCAGAGATCTGTCTACAACATTCTTAACCGGTGCCAGTCAAATTATTCAAACACAGATGGTCATAAGCCTGAAGAGAAGAGCATAAGCAATGGTCGAGAGCGCAGTAAATATGATATTGATGATGGCGATTTTCATGATAATAAGTGGAAACTTGAGCTTGATTGGCTCTCTAAAGCTGTTGAACCTGCGGTCCAACTCTGCAGATGGGCTTTGTCAACAG GAAATGGAAATGGAGACAAACTTCCACCGACCAATAAATCTCTTGCAGAGATATTTGCCAGCATTCAACGTAGTAAATTGGGACTTCAGGATTGGAGTCTCACTGATCTTACCATAGGCCTATATCTAATATATCTTCAGCAAGCATCCACCAGTCCTATTGAGGATGTTAAGGGTGAACAGATATACTCTGATTTGATT GTTCAAGATCTCATCTACCACACTGAACTGGCTAAGGGTTCTTATAAAGATTGCACTGCAGCACTTTCAAGGAATTGTATGCTCCGGGAAAGTAATGTCgtcaaattcataaaaaattccAGTGTGTTAAGGCCTGGATATTATATAGGAATTGACAAGCGGAAAAAACTTGTAGTTCTTGGGATACGTGGAACTCATACAGTATATGATCTTATAACTGATATTGTTTCTTCAAGTCATGAAGAAATCACACTCGAGGGTTACTCCACTCACTTCGGAACTTCTGAGGCTGCTCGTTGGTTCCTTACTCATGAGATGGGCACCATAAGGAACTGCCTTGAAAAACACAAG GGATTTAGGTTAAGGCTTGTTGGTCATTCCCTTGGAGGTGCAACAGCTTCGTTGCTGGCTATCATGCTTCGAAATATGTCGGCCCGAGAACTTGGTTTTAGTCCTGATATTGTTTCTGCAGTTGGATATGCTACGCCACCATGTGTTTCTAGAGAACTCGCCGAAAGTTGCTCTGAATATGTCACAACAGTGGTAATGCAG GATGATATAATACCTAGGTTAAGTATCGCCTCTCTCACAAGGCTTAGGAATGAAATTCTTCAAACTAACTG GGTGAGTGTTCTTCAGAAGGAAGACTGGAGAGGTGTCGTAGACTTGTTTACAAATGCAAAGCAGGTTGTATCTTCTGTGCAAGATGTAGCTCGGAGACTTGCTGATTATGCTAAATTACGAAGCCAAACTAAGCACTCTG ACATCCTTACTTCAATATTTTCAACATACTCAGATGTTAACGTTACCTGTACAGAGTCTACAGTTCCACGTGTTCCTGATACCTCCAACTCCAAAGTCAATACATCATCTCTTGTGAGACAGGAAGGCGAAGCTGAGTTGTTTGTCCCCGGaactctttatattttgaagagGAATGCAAATGCAAGAAAGGAAGGTAACAGTGTGGAATGTTTCACACTTTGGAAGAGACACTCGGGGGAGCATTTTCAGAGGATACTGCTCTCAAATAACATAATTTCTGCCCACAAGTGTGATAGCCATTATTATGCGTTGAGGGATGTTCTTAAAGGTTTGCCTGGTTCTACCGATGAAGCTGTTTTCTGA
- the LOC101260059 gene encoding uncharacterized protein isoform X2: MANRSLKRFLNNIEFSSGISRKHVSNQRSVYNILNRCQSNYSNTDGHKPEEKSISNGRERSKYDIDDGDFHDNKWKLELDWLSKAVEPAVQLCRWALSTGNGNGDKLPPTNKSLAEIFASIQRSKLGLQDWSLTDLTIGLYLIYLQQASTSPIEDVKGEQIYSDLIVQDLIYHTELAKGSYKDCTAALSRNCMLRESNVVKFIKNSSVLRPGYYIGIDKRKKLVVLGIRGTHTVYDLITDIVSSSHEEITLEGYSTHFGTSEAARWFLTHEMGTIRNCLEKHKGFRLRLVGHSLGGATASLLAIMLRNMSARELGFSPDIVSAVGYATPPCVSRELAESCSEYVTTVVMQDDIIPRLSIASLTRLRNEILQTNWVSVLQKEDWRGVVDLFTNAKQVVSSVQDVARRLADYAKLRSQTKHSDVNVTCTESTVPRVPDTSNSKVNTSSLVRQEGEAELFVPGTLYILKRNANARKEGNSVECFTLWKRHSGEHFQRILLSNNIISAHKCDSHYYALRDVLKGLPGSTDEAVF; encoded by the exons ATGGCTAATCGATCTCTGAAGCGTTTTCTCAACAACATAG AATTCAGTAGTGGTATCTCAAGGAAACATGTCTCCAACCAGAGATCTGTCTACAACATTCTTAACCGGTGCCAGTCAAATTATTCAAACACAGATGGTCATAAGCCTGAAGAGAAGAGCATAAGCAATGGTCGAGAGCGCAGTAAATATGATATTGATGATGGCGATTTTCATGATAATAAGTGGAAACTTGAGCTTGATTGGCTCTCTAAAGCTGTTGAACCTGCGGTCCAACTCTGCAGATGGGCTTTGTCAACAG GAAATGGAAATGGAGACAAACTTCCACCGACCAATAAATCTCTTGCAGAGATATTTGCCAGCATTCAACGTAGTAAATTGGGACTTCAGGATTGGAGTCTCACTGATCTTACCATAGGCCTATATCTAATATATCTTCAGCAAGCATCCACCAGTCCTATTGAGGATGTTAAGGGTGAACAGATATACTCTGATTTGATT GTTCAAGATCTCATCTACCACACTGAACTGGCTAAGGGTTCTTATAAAGATTGCACTGCAGCACTTTCAAGGAATTGTATGCTCCGGGAAAGTAATGTCgtcaaattcataaaaaattccAGTGTGTTAAGGCCTGGATATTATATAGGAATTGACAAGCGGAAAAAACTTGTAGTTCTTGGGATACGTGGAACTCATACAGTATATGATCTTATAACTGATATTGTTTCTTCAAGTCATGAAGAAATCACACTCGAGGGTTACTCCACTCACTTCGGAACTTCTGAGGCTGCTCGTTGGTTCCTTACTCATGAGATGGGCACCATAAGGAACTGCCTTGAAAAACACAAG GGATTTAGGTTAAGGCTTGTTGGTCATTCCCTTGGAGGTGCAACAGCTTCGTTGCTGGCTATCATGCTTCGAAATATGTCGGCCCGAGAACTTGGTTTTAGTCCTGATATTGTTTCTGCAGTTGGATATGCTACGCCACCATGTGTTTCTAGAGAACTCGCCGAAAGTTGCTCTGAATATGTCACAACAGTGGTAATGCAG GATGATATAATACCTAGGTTAAGTATCGCCTCTCTCACAAGGCTTAGGAATGAAATTCTTCAAACTAACTG GGTGAGTGTTCTTCAGAAGGAAGACTGGAGAGGTGTCGTAGACTTGTTTACAAATGCAAAGCAGGTTGTATCTTCTGTGCAAGATGTAGCTCGGAGACTTGCTGATTATGCTAAATTACGAAGCCAAACTAAGCACTCTG ATGTTAACGTTACCTGTACAGAGTCTACAGTTCCACGTGTTCCTGATACCTCCAACTCCAAAGTCAATACATCATCTCTTGTGAGACAGGAAGGCGAAGCTGAGTTGTTTGTCCCCGGaactctttatattttgaagagGAATGCAAATGCAAGAAAGGAAGGTAACAGTGTGGAATGTTTCACACTTTGGAAGAGACACTCGGGGGAGCATTTTCAGAGGATACTGCTCTCAAATAACATAATTTCTGCCCACAAGTGTGATAGCCATTATTATGCGTTGAGGGATGTTCTTAAAGGTTTGCCTGGTTCTACCGATGAAGCTGTTTTCTGA
- the LOC101260059 gene encoding uncharacterized protein isoform X3: MANRSLKRFLNNIEFSSGISRKHVSNQRSVYNILNRCQSNYSNTDGHKPEEKSISNGRERSKYDIDDGDFHDNKWKLELDWLSKAVEPAVQLCRWALSTGNGNGDKLPPTNKSLAEIFASIQRSKLGLQDWSLTDLTIGLYLIYLQQASTSPIEDVKGEQIYSDLIVQDLIYHTELAKGSYKDCTAALSRNCMLRESNVVKFIKNSSVLRPGYYIGIDKRKKLVVLGIRGTHTVYDLITDIVSSSHEEITLEGYSTHFGTSEAARWFLTHEMGTIRNCLEKHKGFRLRLVGHSLGGATASLLAIMLRNMSARELGFSPDIVSAVGYATPPCVSRELAESCSEYVTTVVMQDDIIPRLSIASLTRLRNEILQTNWVSVLQKEDWRGVVDLFTNAKQVVSSVQDVARRLADYAKLRSQTKHSESTVPRVPDTSNSKVNTSSLVRQEGEAELFVPGTLYILKRNANARKEGNSVECFTLWKRHSGEHFQRILLSNNIISAHKCDSHYYALRDVLKGLPGSTDEAVF, from the exons ATGGCTAATCGATCTCTGAAGCGTTTTCTCAACAACATAG AATTCAGTAGTGGTATCTCAAGGAAACATGTCTCCAACCAGAGATCTGTCTACAACATTCTTAACCGGTGCCAGTCAAATTATTCAAACACAGATGGTCATAAGCCTGAAGAGAAGAGCATAAGCAATGGTCGAGAGCGCAGTAAATATGATATTGATGATGGCGATTTTCATGATAATAAGTGGAAACTTGAGCTTGATTGGCTCTCTAAAGCTGTTGAACCTGCGGTCCAACTCTGCAGATGGGCTTTGTCAACAG GAAATGGAAATGGAGACAAACTTCCACCGACCAATAAATCTCTTGCAGAGATATTTGCCAGCATTCAACGTAGTAAATTGGGACTTCAGGATTGGAGTCTCACTGATCTTACCATAGGCCTATATCTAATATATCTTCAGCAAGCATCCACCAGTCCTATTGAGGATGTTAAGGGTGAACAGATATACTCTGATTTGATT GTTCAAGATCTCATCTACCACACTGAACTGGCTAAGGGTTCTTATAAAGATTGCACTGCAGCACTTTCAAGGAATTGTATGCTCCGGGAAAGTAATGTCgtcaaattcataaaaaattccAGTGTGTTAAGGCCTGGATATTATATAGGAATTGACAAGCGGAAAAAACTTGTAGTTCTTGGGATACGTGGAACTCATACAGTATATGATCTTATAACTGATATTGTTTCTTCAAGTCATGAAGAAATCACACTCGAGGGTTACTCCACTCACTTCGGAACTTCTGAGGCTGCTCGTTGGTTCCTTACTCATGAGATGGGCACCATAAGGAACTGCCTTGAAAAACACAAG GGATTTAGGTTAAGGCTTGTTGGTCATTCCCTTGGAGGTGCAACAGCTTCGTTGCTGGCTATCATGCTTCGAAATATGTCGGCCCGAGAACTTGGTTTTAGTCCTGATATTGTTTCTGCAGTTGGATATGCTACGCCACCATGTGTTTCTAGAGAACTCGCCGAAAGTTGCTCTGAATATGTCACAACAGTGGTAATGCAG GATGATATAATACCTAGGTTAAGTATCGCCTCTCTCACAAGGCTTAGGAATGAAATTCTTCAAACTAACTG GGTGAGTGTTCTTCAGAAGGAAGACTGGAGAGGTGTCGTAGACTTGTTTACAAATGCAAAGCAGGTTGTATCTTCTGTGCAAGATGTAGCTCGGAGACTTGCTGATTATGCTAAATTACGAAGCCAAACTAAGCACTCTG AGTCTACAGTTCCACGTGTTCCTGATACCTCCAACTCCAAAGTCAATACATCATCTCTTGTGAGACAGGAAGGCGAAGCTGAGTTGTTTGTCCCCGGaactctttatattttgaagagGAATGCAAATGCAAGAAAGGAAGGTAACAGTGTGGAATGTTTCACACTTTGGAAGAGACACTCGGGGGAGCATTTTCAGAGGATACTGCTCTCAAATAACATAATTTCTGCCCACAAGTGTGATAGCCATTATTATGCGTTGAGGGATGTTCTTAAAGGTTTGCCTGGTTCTACCGATGAAGCTGTTTTCTGA